In Apium graveolens cultivar Ventura chromosome 10, ASM990537v1, whole genome shotgun sequence, the following are encoded in one genomic region:
- the LOC141692944 gene encoding putative nucleoredoxin 1-2 has product MVLQTDVCDLFEKYGGVGYHFSDKRIDHLQFIDIATAKKPSLKALLGSPKRDYVISNKGDKVLIDTLVEKVVAVYFYEEGITPEWLTTDIKKVYEEFAQNKSCFEVVLVYLNDRNATVDRTGEESFRYTFETMPWLAVPFKDPECERLTRFFGYRNDQLGLEESPRLVIFGPHGKYIEPWGSDIILKFKLPAYPFTRERVAKLYTEKLRELNLEMLWDRHTIFRRRDESEVRFSQLVGKRIILFFEGDEENQIRRKKVANFLSMLRKRYFDMKGTSDEFEVIYIITSGKKESSYDMIIAAPWLVSIASELLPIDLSVHCCYCHLLSAPSRSSCSCDKHGKWRRESSMLAFDQNGTVVRKSLELSFKATKFPFYVGSMEKEAFFELNEFFGWAKMDKNHWGLRINSYQKNLKLPYVYSYGGFLVANINWGKYFRGRRFKKLAIRASSIEVANKVVKP; this is encoded by the exons ATGGTTCTGCAAACTGATGTTTGTGATTTATTTGAAAAATATGGAGGTGTGGGTTATCATTTCAGCGATAAACGGATTGACCATTTACAATTTATAGATATTGCAACTGCCAAGAAGCCCTCTTTAAAAGCACTCTTGGGTTCACCAAAACGTGATTATGTCATCTCAAATAAAGGGGATAAG GTACTCATTGACACTCTTGTAGAAAAGGTGGTAGCAGTATATTTTTATGAAGAGGGTATTACTCCTGAGTGGCTGACCACAGATATTAAGAAAGTGTACGAAGAGTTCGcacaaaataaatcttgttttgaGGTTGTGCTCGTATATCTAAATGACAGAAATGCAACTGTAGATCGTACAGGTGAAGAATCATTTCGTTATACATTTGAGACTATGCCTTGGTTGGCAGTCCCGTTTAAAGACCCCGAATGTGAAAGGTTGACGCGCTTTTTTGGTTATCGTAACGATCAACTTGGGCTGGAGGAATCTCCTAGACTTGTTATCTTTGGGCCTCATGGGAAATATATTGAACCTTGGGGTTCTGATATCATCTTAAAATTTAAGCTTCCAGCATACCCTTTCACTCGTGAAAGAGTTGCCAAATTATACACTGAGAAATTGCGGGAACTGAACCTGGAGATGCTCTGGGATCGACACACCATATTTAGAAGAAGAGATGAGAGCGAG GTTCGATTTTCTCAACTTGTGGGGAAGAGAATAATACTCTTTTTTGAGGGTGATGAAGAGAATCAAATCCGTAGGAAAAAAGTAGCCAATTTCCTAAGCATGTTAAGAAAACGTTATTTCGACATGAAGGGTACAAGTGATGAGTTTGAAGTAATATACATCATCACCTCTGGGAAAAAGGAATCCTCCTACGACATGATTATTGCAGCGCCGTGGCTTGTATCAATTGCATCGGAGTTGTTACCCATTGATCTTAGTGTGCATTGCTGTTATTGTCATCTATTGTCGGCACCTTCTCGTTCTTCTTGTTCGTGCGACAAGCATGGCAAGTGGCGTCGTGAATCTTCAATGCTTGCCTTCGATCAAAATGGAACGGTTGTCAGGAAATCATTAGAGCTTTCTTTTAAGGCTACTAAATTTCCCTTTTATGTTGGCAGCATGGAAAAGGAGGCATTTTTTGAATTAAATGAATTTTTCGGTTGGGCGAAAATGGACAAGAATCACTGGGGGCTGCGGATCAACTCATACCAGAAAAACTTGAAGTTACCCTATGTATATAGCTATGGTGGTTTCCTGGTTGCCAATataaactggggaaaatattttcGAGGTAGGAGATTCAAGAAGCTGGCTATTAGGGCATCTTCAATAGAGGTTGCTAATAAAGTTGTGAAACCGTGa